The region AATGCAAAAAACTCAGAATTAAATAGAAAACATAATCATTATTTAAAAGATACAACCTTCTTACAGAAGAAAAAAAATAAAAGTTAAAAACCAAGATTTGACAATACAACAAATCTTGGTTTTTAACTAGAATTAAATGTTAGTTATGAATAAAATTATCTAATATATAATTATCAACTTTCTTGTTTATTGATTTAATAAAAGAAAAATAAGTTTTGTATTTCTTAAAATCTCCCTTTCAAACAAGCTTTTTATTTAATGAATTTGCTAAATCAATTGCTAAATAGACATCAAAGATTCCAAATTCATTATGGCAGTCAATAATCATTTTTTCAATTAATGAATTTATTTCGTGGTCTGAGATATCAATATTATCTCTTTTATATGAGCTTAATGCTTTAGTAAATAAATATCCGAAGTATATGTTTCTACTTTGTTGATATTGTTTAAATTTTTCAATAAATTGCTTATGAATTTCATTTTCTTCAGGGCTTAGAGAAGCATTTGCAAAGAGCTTATCTGTATCAATTGCATTTTTTATATATACATTTTCTTTTTTTAATATTAATATCATTTTAATTACAATTAAAATGAATATAGCTAAGAAGATTGCACCAAAAACATAACAAACAATACTTGATTTTTTAGATATAGTTCCCATAATGCCATTTGCTGCTAAAAATAGCAAGATAGCAATAACGAGAAAGAGAGCAACGGTTAGAAAACCAATAATGTTTAATATAACATTTTTTATTTTCATTTTCTTTTCTTTTGATGTCATTATTTAGCCTCCTTATAAGTTATTAGTTGAGGATTTTTTAAATATCCCCTTCCAGCTTTAGCGATATTATGGCCATTTAATCTTGTTGCATCGGCGCTAAAATTTACTCAAATTTTTAGCAGTGCTGCACCGATGCCGTATGTGTCAACAGGAGTCTCTTCGGCTTCAAATTCAGCAATTCTTTGAGCGTCAAATCCGCTTGAAACAGTTATTTTTACATGCTTGCCGTTATTATTATCTAATGCTTCTCTTAGCCTTTTTACTTGATTTGGTGTAACGCCAAATTCTGCTTCGCCTTCTTTGAACATTTTATCGATAAGCGCTTTCGATGTGTCTATTCTTACGCTTTTTAAGTCTTTGCCAAAAGTCTTTAAACATTTTAATGAATCGCTTATAACATCGTTGTGAAAATCAACTAGGGCAACTAGATCATCATTTGGAAAAACATTTTTATATGATTTGCAAGCAGCTACAATATCACCGTCAAACATTTGAATTAATGCATGAGGCATGCTTCCAAAAGTATGCTTTGGATCAAAATTTGAGCTTAGAAAAGTCGAGTGATTTTCTATACCACCTATTCTTATTGCATAT is a window of Metamycoplasma hominis ATCC 23114 DNA encoding:
- a CDS encoding nicotinate phosphoribosyltransferase; translated protein: MKKINLKDYISIYFYKTQKISKKFKKDQNITLQFFQRHNDVKLCGINEAIDILKQNTDISKYTIRYMPEGSIIHNREVVLELEGPYYEFGIWEGIIDGILARQSSIATNAYWAIKAANGKKIVSMADRADHYINQPNDSYAIRIGGIENHSTFLSSNFDPKHTFGSMPHALIQMFDGDIVAACKSYKNVFPNDDLVALVDFHNDVISDSLKCLKTFGKDLKSVRIDTSKALIDKMFKEGEAEFGVTPNQVKRLREALDNNNGKHVKITVSSGFDAQRIAEFEAEETPVDTYGIGAALLKIWVNFSADATRLNGHNIAKAGRGYLKNPQLITYKEAK